From a single Tursiops truncatus isolate mTurTru1 chromosome 20, mTurTru1.mat.Y, whole genome shotgun sequence genomic region:
- the PVALEF gene encoding parvalbumin-like EF-hand-containing protein produces the protein MDEDFSSQMKKMALAMGTSLSDKDIDLLPTDMRHHGSFNYIKFFEYMQKFPASGQQESVIRKAFQTLDKDKSGFIEWNEIKYILHIIPSSGPTTPLTDEEAEAVIQAADTDGDGRIDFEEFSELIKKENIAKK, from the exons ATGGACGAGGACTTCTCCTCCCAGATGAAGAAGATGGCCTTGGCCATGGGCACATCCCTGTCAGACAAGGACATAGACCTGCTGCCCACCGACATGAGGCACCATG GCTCCTTCAACTACATCAAGTTCTTCGAGTACATGCAGAAGTTCCCGGCCTCGGGGCAGCAGGAGAGTGTCATCCGCAAGGCCTTCCAGACCCTGGACAAGGACAAGAGTGGCTTCATCGAGTGGAATGAGATCAA GTACATCCTGCACATCATCCCCAGCAGCGGGCCCACCACCCCACTGACGGACGAGGAGGCTGAGGCCGTGATCCAAGCAGCCGACACGGATGGGGACGGGAGGATTGACTTTGAAG AATTTTCTGAATTGATCAAAAAGGAGAACATTGCAAAGAAGTAG